The following proteins are co-located in the Kineococcus endophyticus genome:
- a CDS encoding ABC1 kinase family protein, which yields MRHQDRYLQISRILSRHGLGYFIDALGLERWVRTDWDLFGRPRERERHTRAEHVRLVMEELGPTAVKIGQILSTRPDLLSPAFQRELEKLQDSASAVPWEVVRHAVEEELGDDPEELFVHFSREPLASASIGQAHTAVREDGTQVVVKVRRPGVVEEVEGDLEILRTLAVQASRRWSVAADYDVVGLATDFADTLRAELDYLSEGHNAERFARNFHGDPDIRIPEVFWDTTTSRVITLERLHGVKISDEEALAEHDIDRSALAARATRLLADMVFEHGFFHADPHPGNFLIEPSGRIGLLDYGMVGEVDERSREQLAMLLAAFDRRDPARIAAAFATIGVTEHRVDRVRLTTDCAHLLRTYEGLPLGRIKVGDIVRDVLEILRRHHLALPRNLALVVKMVVMTEGLGTSLDPDFQLGRILGPYARRLVVRHFDPLVLAKRVRQAGVDFAQLGVELPGQLGRLLDVLDRDGVSVSLRTDELDPLVARLERIGNRLVVGLVVSAGIEALATLGSTDPERLKPHETKVVAVGGAALAALTGYLGWTARGHRRRR from the coding sequence GACCTGTTCGGCCGGCCCCGCGAACGCGAACGCCACACGCGCGCCGAGCACGTGCGCCTCGTCATGGAGGAGCTCGGCCCGACGGCCGTGAAGATCGGCCAGATCCTCTCCACCCGCCCCGACCTGCTGTCCCCCGCCTTCCAGCGCGAGCTGGAGAAGCTGCAGGACAGCGCGAGCGCGGTCCCGTGGGAGGTCGTGCGCCACGCTGTGGAGGAGGAGCTCGGGGACGACCCCGAGGAGCTGTTCGTCCACTTCAGCCGCGAACCGCTGGCCAGCGCCTCCATCGGCCAGGCCCACACCGCGGTGCGCGAGGACGGCACGCAGGTCGTCGTGAAGGTCCGCCGCCCGGGCGTCGTGGAGGAGGTCGAGGGCGACCTGGAGATCCTGCGGACCCTCGCCGTCCAGGCCTCGCGCCGCTGGTCCGTGGCGGCGGACTACGACGTCGTGGGCCTCGCGACGGACTTCGCGGACACGCTGCGCGCCGAGCTCGACTACCTGTCCGAGGGCCACAACGCCGAGCGGTTCGCGCGCAACTTCCACGGCGACCCCGACATCCGGATCCCCGAGGTGTTCTGGGACACCACGACGTCGCGCGTCATCACCCTGGAACGCCTGCACGGGGTCAAGATCAGCGACGAGGAGGCCCTCGCCGAGCACGACATCGACCGCTCCGCCCTGGCGGCCCGCGCGACGCGGCTGCTGGCGGACATGGTGTTCGAGCACGGGTTCTTCCACGCCGACCCGCACCCGGGGAACTTCCTCATCGAACCGTCGGGGCGCATCGGCCTGCTCGACTACGGGATGGTCGGGGAGGTGGACGAGCGCTCCCGCGAGCAGCTGGCGATGCTGCTCGCGGCCTTCGACCGCCGCGACCCCGCGCGCATCGCCGCGGCGTTCGCGACGATCGGCGTCACCGAGCACCGTGTCGACCGGGTCCGCCTGACCACCGACTGCGCGCACCTGCTGCGCACGTACGAGGGGTTGCCGCTGGGCCGGATCAAGGTCGGCGACATCGTCCGCGACGTCCTGGAGATCCTGCGCCGGCACCACCTGGCGCTGCCCCGCAACCTCGCGCTCGTCGTCAAGATGGTCGTCATGACGGAGGGGCTCGGCACGAGCCTGGACCCCGACTTCCAGCTGGGCCGGATCCTCGGCCCCTACGCCCGGCGCCTGGTCGTGCGCCACTTCGACCCGCTCGTGCTGGCCAAGCGGGTCCGGCAGGCGGGCGTGGACTTCGCCCAGCTCGGTGTCGAACTGCCCGGTCAGCTCGGCCGGCTCCTCGACGTCCTCGACCGCGACGGCGTCTCGGTCTCGCTGCGGACCGACGAGCTGGACCCGCTCGTGGCCCGGCTGGAGCGCATCGGCAACCGTCTGGTCGTCGGCCTCGTCGTCTCCGCCGGCATCGAGGCGCTGGCCACCCTCGGCTCGACCGACCCCGAACGGCTCAAACCGCACGAGACGAAGGTCGTGGCCGTCGGGGGGGCCGCGCTGGCCGCCCTCACCGGTTACCTCGGCTGGACCGCCCGCGGCCACCGCCGCCGCCGCTGA